A single region of the Sorghum bicolor cultivar BTx623 chromosome 9, Sorghum_bicolor_NCBIv3, whole genome shotgun sequence genome encodes:
- the LOC8076962 gene encoding LOB domain-containing protein 6, with the protein MAASSASSVPVVSTGSVITVAASPPPPPPTGGGGGGGGSISAGSTGVVVGGGAGTGSPCAACKFLRRKCQPDCVFAPYFPPDNPQKFVHVHRVFGASNVTKILNELHPYQREDAVNSLAYEADMRLRDPVYGCVGVISILQHRLRLVQQELARATYELSKYQAAAAAAEAASVGVGSHGDAAAGMAAVDFIGNAVANDCTQNFINVGHSTAAAASISGAGGGFMQQQDSFGASVQMLARSYEGGAAARVGMNGGGGSGYGGFAYSSAMGVVGHGGIVSAGLGGQQINGGQQFLKPSTTAGDDQPTATQ; encoded by the exons ATGGCCGCCTCGTCAGCATCATCGGTGCCGGTCGTCTCCACGGGATCCGTGATCACTGTGgcggcctcgccgccgccgccgccgcccactggtggtggtggtggtggtggcggctcgATCTCTGCTGGTAGCACaggcgtcgtcgtcggcggcggcgcaggCACAGGGTCGCCGTGCGCGGCGTGCAAGTTCCTGCGGCGCAAGTGCCAGCCGGACTGCGTGTTCGCGCCCTACTTCCCGCCGGACAACCCGCAGAAGTTCGTGCACGTGCACCGCGTCTTCGGCGCCAGCAACGTGACCAAGATCCTCAACGAGCTCCACCCCTACCAGCGCGAGGACGCCGTCAATTCGCTCGCCTACGAGGCCGACATGCGCCTCCGCGACCCCGTCTACGGCTGCGTCGGCGTCATCTCCATCCTCCAGCACCGCCTCCGCCTCGTCCAGCAGGAGCTCGCCCGCGCCACCTACGAGCTCTCCAAGTACCAG gcggcggcggcggcggctgaagCCGCATCTGTGGGCGTGGGATCCCATGGTGATGCGGCAGCAGGGATGGCGGCAGTGGATTTCATAGGCAACGCGGTGGCCAACGACTGCACGCAAAACTTTATCAATGTCGGGCactccacggcggcggcggcgtcgatcAGTGGAGCTGGCGGCGGGTTCATGCAGCAGCAAGACAGCTTCGGCGCCTCCGTGCAGATGCTGGCCAGGAGCTACGAAGGTGGAGCTGCTGCGAGGGTGGGCATGAACGGAGGAGGTGGATCAGGCTATGGCGGCTTCGCGTACTCGTCGGCCATGGGCGTGGTGGGGCATGGTGGCATAGTGTCTGCTGGTCTTGGCGGGCAGCAGATCAACGGTGGACAACAGTTCTTGAAGCCCAGCACGACCGCCGGGGATGACCAGCCCACTGCCACGCAGTAG